In Bradyrhizobium sp. CCBAU 051011, the following are encoded in one genomic region:
- a CDS encoding ABC transporter ATP-binding protein — translation MSSVQIRDVRKSFGNFEVLHGVSIPIEDGEFVVLVGPSGCGKSTLLRMLAGLENITSGTISIGDRVVNNVQPKERDIAMVFQNYALYPHMTVADNMGFSLKLRGAKPDEIATGVKRAAEILALTPLLDRYPRQLSGGQRQRVAMGRAIVRDPQVFLFDEPLSNLDAKLRVAMRTEIKELHQRLKTTTVYVTHDQIEAMTMADKIVVMHDGIVEQMGTPLELYDTPANQFVAGFIGSPAMNFLKGKVKSNGSAGFEGPNGVKLPLGSAPANSEGQPAVYGVRPEHFTIADDGAEAEIIVVEPTGSETQVFAKLGGEQVVAVFRERHQFNPGDKIRLKPDPSLVHLFDEATGKRLNS, via the coding sequence ATGTCGTCGGTACAGATTCGCGACGTGCGCAAGTCGTTCGGCAATTTTGAAGTTTTGCACGGCGTGTCGATTCCGATCGAGGATGGCGAATTCGTCGTGCTGGTCGGCCCCTCCGGTTGCGGCAAATCGACCTTGCTGCGGATGCTCGCCGGCCTCGAAAACATCACCTCCGGAACGATTTCGATCGGCGATCGCGTGGTCAACAATGTCCAGCCTAAAGAGCGCGACATTGCCATGGTGTTCCAGAACTACGCGCTCTATCCGCACATGACAGTGGCCGACAATATGGGCTTTTCACTCAAGCTGCGCGGGGCAAAGCCTGATGAAATCGCCACCGGCGTCAAGCGCGCCGCTGAAATTCTCGCGCTGACCCCGCTGCTCGATCGCTATCCGCGGCAGTTGTCGGGCGGCCAGCGCCAGCGCGTCGCGATGGGCCGCGCCATCGTGCGCGATCCGCAGGTGTTCCTGTTCGACGAGCCCTTGTCCAACCTTGACGCCAAGCTGCGCGTCGCGATGCGCACCGAGATCAAGGAGCTGCACCAGCGGCTGAAGACCACCACGGTCTACGTCACCCACGACCAGATCGAGGCGATGACCATGGCTGACAAGATCGTCGTGATGCACGACGGCATCGTCGAGCAGATGGGCACCCCGCTCGAACTCTACGACACTCCTGCCAACCAGTTCGTTGCGGGCTTCATTGGTTCGCCAGCGATGAACTTCCTCAAGGGCAAGGTGAAGTCGAACGGCAGCGCCGGGTTCGAAGGTCCGAACGGCGTGAAACTTCCGCTGGGCTCGGCGCCCGCCAATTCGGAAGGCCAGCCGGCTGTCTACGGCGTGCGGCCCGAGCACTTCACCATCGCCGATGACGGCGCCGAAGCCGAAATCATCGTGGTCGAGCCGACCGGTTCGGAGACCCAGGTCTTCGCCAAGCTCGGCGGAGAGCAGGTGGTCGCCGTGTTCCGCGAGCGGCATCAATTCAATCCGGGTGACAAGATCCGGCTCAAGCCGGATCCGTCGCTCGTACATCTGTTTGACGAGGCGACTGGCAAGAGACTGAATAGCTGA
- a CDS encoding ABC transporter substrate-binding protein, translated as MQDFTRRSLLQGGTALAAAGALTGPALLDFAKAWAQASPWKAESGAKLTVMRWKRFVPAEDDAFNAMVAAFKTATGTEMNVFSESFEDVQPKASVAANTGSGLDLAWGLHTLPQLFPAQVLQLNDVADYLGKKYGGWTEAAAVTCKQGDNWLGIPVATVGGYMTYRKSSVEKAGFKDFPKDFPGFLEMCKALKKNNTPAGFPLGHASGDANAWLHWILWGHGAYTVDKDNKVIINSPETVKALEYCKALSDTFIPGVASWNDSSNNKAYLSGELHCTANGISIYVAAKDDPTKKELTEDTYHALWPVGPIGKPTELQLCVPILAFKFTKYPNAAKAFIAFMLEKENYDKWLMGARGYLTHTLNAYDNSPVWTADPKNQVFSQASKRALPASGIGTPGEKAATAIADFLVVDMFANYCTGAKDAKTAIAETERQLKRIYR; from the coding sequence ATGCAGGACTTTACCCGCCGCTCTCTGCTTCAGGGTGGCACCGCGCTGGCGGCGGCCGGCGCGCTGACCGGACCGGCACTGCTCGATTTCGCCAAGGCCTGGGCGCAAGCCTCGCCATGGAAGGCCGAATCCGGCGCCAAGCTCACCGTGATGCGCTGGAAGCGTTTCGTGCCAGCGGAAGACGACGCCTTCAACGCGATGGTCGCCGCATTCAAGACCGCGACCGGCACCGAAATGAACGTGTTCTCGGAGTCGTTCGAGGACGTGCAGCCGAAGGCATCCGTGGCCGCCAACACCGGCTCGGGCCTCGACCTCGCCTGGGGCTTGCACACGCTACCGCAACTGTTCCCGGCGCAGGTGCTGCAGCTGAACGACGTCGCCGACTATCTCGGCAAGAAATACGGCGGATGGACCGAAGCGGCGGCGGTGACCTGCAAGCAGGGCGACAACTGGCTCGGCATCCCGGTCGCGACCGTCGGCGGCTACATGACCTACCGCAAATCGTCGGTGGAAAAGGCCGGGTTCAAGGATTTCCCGAAGGACTTCCCGGGCTTCCTCGAAATGTGCAAGGCGCTCAAGAAGAACAACACGCCGGCCGGCTTCCCGCTGGGCCACGCCTCGGGCGACGCCAATGCCTGGCTGCACTGGATCCTCTGGGGTCACGGCGCCTACACCGTCGACAAGGACAACAAGGTCATCATCAACTCGCCCGAGACCGTGAAGGCGCTCGAGTACTGCAAGGCCCTGTCCGACACCTTCATTCCCGGCGTTGCGTCGTGGAACGATTCGTCGAACAACAAGGCCTATCTGTCGGGCGAACTGCACTGCACCGCCAACGGCATCTCGATCTATGTCGCGGCCAAGGACGATCCGACCAAGAAGGAACTTACCGAAGACACGTATCATGCGCTGTGGCCGGTCGGGCCCATCGGGAAGCCGACCGAACTGCAGCTCTGCGTGCCGATCCTGGCGTTCAAGTTCACCAAATATCCGAACGCCGCGAAGGCCTTCATCGCCTTCATGCTGGAGAAGGAAAACTACGACAAGTGGCTTATGGGCGCGCGGGGCTATCTCACCCACACGCTCAATGCCTACGATAACTCGCCGGTTTGGACGGCCGACCCGAAGAACCAGGTGTTCAGCCAGGCGAGCAAGCGCGCGTTGCCTGCGTCCGGCATCGGTACGCCGGGCGAAAAGGCGGCAACCGCGATCGCCGACTTCCTGGTGGTCGACATGTTCGCGAACTACTGCACCGGCGCCAAGGATGCCAAGACCGCGATCGCGGAAACCGAGCGGCAGTTGAAGCGCATCTATCGCTGA
- a CDS encoding carbohydrate ABC transporter permease: MADIAIAPRRAKTEIREASAWDQLKHNRNWVGFWFMVPAMAFLIFFLAYPLGLGIWLSFTDTRIGRVGAYVGTENYEWLWDDAIFWLSVFNTLLYTFIASAIKFGIGLYLALLLNENMPFKAMLRALVLIPFIVPTVLSALAFWWIFDSQFSIISWSLKQMGLITENINFLGDTTWARICVIFANIWRGVPFVAITLLAGLQTVSPSLYEAAILDGATSWQRFRFITYPLLTPIIAVVMTFSVLFTFTDFQLIWAMTRGGPVNATHLMATLSYQRAIIAGQLGEGAAIASAMIPFLLAAIMVSWFGLQRRKWQQGESND, encoded by the coding sequence ATGGCAGACATCGCAATCGCGCCAAGACGCGCCAAGACGGAGATCCGCGAGGCCAGCGCGTGGGACCAGCTCAAGCACAACCGTAACTGGGTGGGCTTCTGGTTCATGGTACCGGCGATGGCGTTCCTGATTTTCTTCCTGGCCTATCCGCTTGGTCTCGGTATCTGGCTTTCGTTTACCGACACCCGCATCGGTCGCGTCGGGGCATACGTCGGGACCGAGAATTACGAGTGGCTATGGGACGACGCGATCTTCTGGCTCTCGGTGTTCAACACGCTTCTGTACACGTTCATCGCGAGCGCGATCAAATTCGGTATCGGGCTCTATCTGGCGCTGCTGCTGAACGAGAACATGCCCTTCAAGGCGATGCTGCGCGCGCTGGTGCTGATCCCCTTCATCGTGCCCACGGTGCTGTCGGCGCTGGCGTTCTGGTGGATCTTCGATTCCCAGTTCTCGATCATCTCTTGGTCCTTGAAGCAGATGGGCCTGATCACCGAGAACATCAATTTTCTCGGCGATACCACGTGGGCCCGTATCTGCGTGATCTTCGCCAACATCTGGCGCGGCGTTCCCTTTGTCGCGATCACGCTGCTGGCGGGCCTGCAGACGGTGTCGCCATCGCTTTACGAGGCGGCGATCCTCGATGGCGCGACCAGCTGGCAACGATTCCGGTTCATCACCTATCCGCTGCTGACTCCGATCATCGCTGTCGTGATGACCTTCTCGGTGTTGTTCACCTTCACCGACTTCCAGTTGATCTGGGCGATGACGCGGGGCGGCCCGGTCAACGCCACCCATCTGATGGCGACCTTGTCGTACCAGCGTGCGATCATCGCTGGCCAGCTCGGCGAGGGCGCGGCGATCGCAAGCGCGATGATCCCGTTCCTGCTCGCGGCGATCATGGTGTCCTGGTTCGGGCTGCAGCGCCGCAAGTGGCAGCAGGGAGAGAGCAATGACTGA
- a CDS encoding carbohydrate ABC transporter permease encodes MTDLPTSRIDLKAVLHSSAPTVAMDDHSEGMSYLQSVPRRLVTLYLPLSIIVVVLLFPFYWMGLTAIKPDEQLLDLDKFNPFWTWNPTFKHFYKLLFESHYPMWLWNTMYVAVCATILSIIASVLAAYAIVRLRYKGANMVGGLIFLAYLVPPSILFIPLATVVFQYGLFDSPMALILTYPTILIPFSTWLLMGYFKTIPFELEECALIDGASRWQILIKIVLPLAIPGLISAFIFCFTLCWNEFIYALTFLQSTSNKTVPVAIVNEFVDGDIYRWGSLMAGALAGSLPLVILYAFFVEHYVSAMTGAVKE; translated from the coding sequence ATGACTGATCTTCCCACTTCGCGGATCGATCTCAAGGCCGTGCTGCATAGTTCCGCGCCGACAGTTGCGATGGACGATCACAGCGAGGGCATGAGTTACCTGCAGTCGGTACCGCGCCGGCTGGTGACGCTCTATCTGCCGCTGTCGATCATCGTCGTCGTCTTGCTGTTCCCGTTCTACTGGATGGGCCTGACGGCGATCAAACCGGACGAGCAACTGCTCGACCTCGACAAGTTCAACCCGTTCTGGACCTGGAATCCGACGTTCAAGCACTTTTACAAGCTGCTGTTCGAAAGCCACTATCCGATGTGGCTCTGGAACACGATGTATGTGGCGGTCTGCGCCACCATCCTGTCGATCATCGCGAGCGTGCTCGCCGCCTATGCCATCGTTCGCCTCCGCTACAAGGGCGCCAATATGGTCGGCGGCCTGATCTTCCTGGCCTATCTGGTGCCGCCGTCGATCCTGTTCATTCCGCTTGCCACCGTCGTGTTTCAGTACGGCCTGTTCGACTCGCCGATGGCGTTGATCCTGACCTATCCCACCATCCTGATCCCGTTCTCGACCTGGCTTCTGATGGGATACTTCAAGACCATCCCGTTCGAACTGGAGGAATGCGCGCTGATCGACGGCGCCAGCCGCTGGCAGATTCTGATCAAGATCGTGCTGCCGCTGGCGATCCCGGGACTGATCTCTGCGTTCATCTTCTGCTTCACGCTGTGTTGGAACGAGTTCATCTACGCGCTGACGTTCCTGCAATCGACCTCCAACAAGACGGTGCCGGTTGCGATCGTCAACGAATTCGTCGACGGCGATATTTATCGCTGGGGCTCGCTGATGGCGGGCGCGCTGGCGGGCTCTTTGCCGCTCGTCATTCTTTACGCCTTCTTCGTCGAGCACTATGTGTCGGCCATGACGGGAGCCGTGAAAGAGTGA
- the denD gene encoding D-erythronate dehydrogenase has product MHVLILGAAGMVGRKLTDRLLRDGRLGKHDITRMTLQDVVAPAKPANASIPIQVVSSDFANAGAAAPLIAHRPEVIFHLAAIVSGEAEAEFDKGYRINLDGTRHLIDAIRHAGGGYKPRLVFTSSIAVFGAPFPEKIGDEFFHTPLTSYGTQKSICELLINDYTRKGLLDGISIRLPTICVRPGKPNKAASGFFSNIIREPLAGEEAVLPVSEDVRHWHASPKSAVGFLVHAGTMDLDAMGPRRNLSMPGMSVTVGEQIAALDRVAGKNVTARIKRVPDPTIIGIVSGWPRDFSTDRALKLGFTTAEKTFDDIIRIHIEDELGGKFAA; this is encoded by the coding sequence GTGCACGTTCTGATTCTCGGCGCCGCCGGCATGGTGGGCCGCAAGCTGACCGACCGGCTGCTGCGCGACGGCCGCCTCGGCAAGCACGACATCACCCGCATGACGTTGCAGGACGTGGTGGCGCCCGCCAAGCCTGCCAACGCATCGATCCCGATCCAGGTCGTGTCTTCCGACTTTGCCAATGCTGGCGCTGCGGCGCCGCTGATCGCACATCGGCCGGAGGTGATCTTTCATCTCGCCGCCATCGTCTCGGGCGAGGCGGAAGCCGAATTCGACAAGGGCTACCGGATCAATCTCGACGGCACCCGCCATCTGATCGACGCCATTCGTCATGCCGGCGGCGGCTACAAGCCGCGGCTGGTGTTCACGTCCTCGATCGCGGTGTTCGGCGCGCCGTTCCCGGAAAAGATCGGCGACGAGTTCTTCCATACGCCGCTGACGAGCTACGGCACGCAGAAATCGATCTGCGAACTCCTCATCAACGACTACACCCGCAAGGGCCTGCTCGACGGCATCTCGATCCGCCTGCCGACGATCTGCGTGCGGCCGGGCAAGCCGAACAAGGCGGCCTCCGGCTTCTTCTCCAACATCATCCGCGAGCCGCTGGCGGGCGAGGAGGCGGTGCTGCCGGTGTCCGAGGACGTGCGGCACTGGCACGCCTCGCCGAAATCCGCAGTCGGCTTTCTGGTCCACGCCGGCACCATGGATCTCGACGCGATGGGCCCGCGGCGCAATCTCAGCATGCCCGGCATGTCCGTGACCGTCGGCGAACAGATCGCAGCGCTCGACCGCGTCGCCGGCAAGAACGTCACCGCGCGCATCAAGCGCGTGCCCGATCCGACCATCATCGGCATCGTCTCGGGCTGGCCGCGGGATTTTTCCACCGACCGCGCGCTCAAGCTCGGCTT